In Williamwhitmania sp., one DNA window encodes the following:
- a CDS encoding class I SAM-dependent methyltransferase → MKHLISFITRFIPRHILQLVAHKMLQIVGFFMRGNKFEDPIDGRTYRRLLPYGRVSSRANALAPGSLSLERHRLLWLYLKTKTNLFTVEVKLLHVAPEYCFIKRFKNQKNIDYITGDLISPWADVKMDIRKIPFDDNTFEAIICNHVLEHVDEADLAMREFFRVMKPGGWGIFQVPVDYTRETTLEDPAFNTPALREKHYWQRDHVRLYGRDYASKLEAAGFKVTQDRFVAELDPALAHRYALPLDEIVYFCQKPS, encoded by the coding sequence ATGAAGCACCTAATTAGCTTTATAACCCGATTTATTCCCCGCCACATCCTTCAGCTGGTGGCGCACAAAATGCTGCAGATTGTCGGATTTTTTATGCGTGGGAACAAGTTTGAAGATCCCATTGATGGAAGAACATACCGCCGGCTGCTTCCCTACGGCAGGGTTAGCAGCAGAGCAAACGCCTTGGCACCAGGTTCGCTTTCGCTGGAACGTCATCGGCTGCTGTGGCTCTACCTAAAAACCAAGACGAACCTCTTTACCGTGGAGGTGAAGCTGCTCCACGTTGCTCCCGAATACTGCTTTATCAAGCGGTTTAAGAACCAAAAGAACATTGATTACATCACCGGCGACCTCATTTCGCCCTGGGCCGACGTGAAGATGGATATCCGAAAAATCCCCTTCGACGACAACACCTTCGAGGCCATCATTTGCAACCATGTGCTAGAGCACGTGGACGAGGCCGACTTAGCCATGCGTGAATTCTTTCGGGTGATGAAGCCGGGAGGTTGGGGTATTTTTCAGGTTCCTGTGGACTACACCCGTGAAACAACGCTGGAGGATCCAGCCTTTAACACCCCTGCACTTCGCGAAAAGCACTACTGGCAGCGCGACCACGTTCGCCTCTACGGGCGCGACTACGCTTCCAAGCTGGAGGCAGCCGGCTTCAAGGTTACTCAGGATAGGTTTGTTGCCGAGCTCGATCCGGCACTGGCACACCGCTATGCACTTC
- the rbfA gene encoding 30S ribosome-binding factor RbfA, translating into MTSTRQEKVARQLQRDLGEIIQKEGQALFFGKMVTVTSVRVSPDLSFAKTFLSIFPSNDKDATLALIRTHTKQIRHELGKRVKNQLRIVPELAFFIDDSLDYIENIENLLKE; encoded by the coding sequence ATGACTTCGACACGACAAGAGAAAGTAGCCCGCCAACTACAGCGCGACCTAGGTGAAATTATTCAGAAGGAGGGACAGGCGCTATTTTTCGGAAAGATGGTTACCGTTACCAGCGTAAGGGTTAGCCCCGACCTCAGCTTTGCCAAAACCTTCCTCAGCATATTTCCCAGCAACGACAAAGATGCTACCTTAGCACTGATTAGAACCCACACTAAGCAAATTCGTCACGAGCTGGGTAAGCGGGTGAAAAACCAGCTGCGCATAGTGCCCGAGCTGGCCTTCTTTATCGACGACTCCCTCGACTACATTGAGAATATTGAAAATTTGCTGAAAGAGTAA
- a CDS encoding YqaA family protein, with protein sequence MTGTLSYLSLFVVSFGAATIIPMGSEPLFGYLVVAGWDATLLVLVASIGNWLGGLTTYLLGFLGKWETLTRLFRVNPSDAERWRERVARKGPWFALLCWVPFIGDLIALALGLARAKPFPVALFMLVGKFVRYVLLAFIILYYS encoded by the coding sequence GTGACAGGAACCCTTAGCTACTTAAGCCTTTTCGTTGTTTCCTTTGGTGCGGCAACCATTATTCCAATGGGCAGTGAGCCGCTCTTTGGCTATCTGGTAGTTGCTGGTTGGGATGCCACACTTCTCGTGCTGGTGGCCTCAATAGGTAACTGGCTTGGGGGACTTACCACCTACCTCCTTGGCTTTCTGGGTAAATGGGAAACGCTTACACGCCTCTTTCGGGTAAACCCTTCCGATGCAGAGCGTTGGCGGGAGCGAGTTGCCCGAAAAGGACCGTGGTTTGCACTGCTCTGCTGGGTTCCGTTTATTGGAGACCTTATTGCTCTTGCGCTGGGGTTAGCTAGGGCAAAGCCTTTTCCAGTTGCTCTATTTATGCTCGTAGGAAAATTTGTGCGTTATGTGCTGCTTGCTTTTATTATTCTATATTATTCTTGA
- the trpS gene encoding tryptophan--tRNA ligase: protein METVVSGIRSTGNLHLGNYFGALKNFIEMQHHNHCFFFIADFHMLTTHPHPDDLHGNVKQVLSEYLAAGLDPEVATIYRQSDIHEIPELYLLINMNAYIGELERTASFKDKVRKNPENVNAGLLTYPVLMAADIMIHRASKVPVGKDQEQHLEMTRKYARRFNTIYNVDYFPEPVPYNFGRELVKIPGLDGSGKMGKSEGNGIFLCDAPEVIRKKVMKAVTDTGPTQPNSPISEPVQNIFTIMEVVSAPDTLSYFKEKYADCSIRYGDLKKQLAEDIIKVISPIGERIKEISANDAYLKKVVNEGAEKARVSAQKTLYDVREAMGFKPF from the coding sequence ATGGAAACTGTTGTTAGCGGCATAAGGTCGACCGGTAACTTGCACTTGGGCAACTACTTTGGAGCATTGAAGAACTTTATTGAGATGCAGCACCATAACCACTGCTTCTTCTTTATCGCCGATTTTCACATGCTCACCACTCACCCTCACCCCGACGATTTGCACGGCAATGTGAAGCAGGTATTGTCGGAGTATTTAGCGGCAGGGCTCGATCCCGAAGTGGCCACCATATACCGCCAAAGCGACATCCATGAAATTCCAGAACTATACCTACTAATAAACATGAACGCCTACATTGGTGAGCTGGAGCGCACAGCATCGTTCAAGGATAAGGTTCGCAAAAATCCGGAGAATGTAAATGCGGGATTACTCACCTATCCGGTTCTTATGGCTGCAGATATCATGATACATAGGGCCTCGAAGGTACCAGTTGGGAAGGATCAAGAGCAGCACCTTGAGATGACGCGTAAGTATGCTCGCCGCTTTAACACCATATACAATGTTGACTATTTTCCGGAACCAGTTCCCTACAACTTTGGCAGGGAGCTAGTGAAAATTCCGGGGTTGGATGGTTCAGGCAAAATGGGCAAGAGCGAGGGTAACGGTATTTTCCTCTGCGATGCACCAGAGGTGATACGCAAAAAGGTTATGAAGGCTGTAACCGATACCGGCCCAACCCAACCTAACTCTCCGATTAGTGAGCCTGTACAGAACATTTTCACCATCATGGAGGTTGTGTCAGCACCAGATACGCTTAGCTATTTTAAGGAGAAGTACGCCGATTGTTCTATTCGTTACGGTGATCTTAAGAAGCAGCTGGCGGAGGATATTATTAAGGTTATTTCTCCCATCGGTGAGCGTATTAAGGAGATTTCGGCAAACGACGCCTACCTCAAGAAGGTGGTAAACGAGGGAGCCGAAAAGGCGCGAGTGAGCGCACAGAAAACGCTTTATGATGTTCGTGAGGCCATGGGATTTAAACCATTTTAG